A portion of the Halogeometricum sp. S1BR25-6 genome contains these proteins:
- a CDS encoding universal stress protein has translation MFDTIVIATDGSESVRRAVGVALDLADRFDASVHALYVVDAGEVDSSPDRLREEMREALTERGERALSEVETETDRPVTTAVREGRPATVVGDYAREVDADAVAMGTRGRHGENRFLIGSVAERVVRTCPVPVLTVRQLAKDEEGPTGTPESV, from the coding sequence ATGTTCGACACCATCGTCATCGCGACGGACGGGTCCGAGAGCGTCCGCCGGGCCGTCGGCGTCGCACTCGACCTCGCCGACCGGTTCGACGCGTCGGTCCACGCGCTGTACGTCGTCGACGCAGGCGAGGTGGACTCCTCGCCGGACCGACTCCGCGAGGAGATGCGCGAGGCCCTGACCGAACGCGGCGAACGCGCCCTCTCGGAGGTCGAAACCGAGACCGACCGGCCGGTGACGACGGCCGTTCGGGAGGGGCGCCCGGCCACCGTCGTCGGCGACTACGCCCGCGAGGTGGACGCCGACGCGGTGGCGATGGGGACGCGCGGCCGACACGGCGAGAACCGCTTTCTCATCGGCTCCGTCGCCGAACGCGTTGTCCGCACCTGTCCGGTCCCGGTGCTGACCGTCCGGCAGTTGGCGAAGGACGAAGAGGGGCCGACCGGGACGCCCGAGTCTGTCTGA
- a CDS encoding DUF7268 family protein codes for MVPFPRSARVAGGAFLVGLLAGVAALVVAAAFSGVADGADTAILFGALFFGVGFLGWSGAVFAARGVGSGRRRPDAGLARTGANFRRAMARVGGFGAGVMAAAATLGVLLA; via the coding sequence ATGGTACCGTTCCCTCGTAGCGCGCGCGTCGCCGGCGGGGCGTTCCTCGTCGGCCTCCTCGCCGGCGTCGCGGCCCTCGTCGTCGCCGCCGCGTTCTCCGGCGTCGCCGACGGCGCGGACACGGCAATCCTGTTCGGCGCCCTGTTCTTCGGCGTCGGATTCCTCGGCTGGTCGGGGGCGGTATTCGCCGCCCGGGGAGTCGGGTCGGGGCGTCGACGTCCCGACGCCGGATTAGCTCGGACCGGAGCGAACTTCCGTCGGGCGATGGCCCGCGTCGGCGGGTTCGGCGCGGGCGTGATGGCCGCGGCGGCGACGCTCGGTGTGCTTCTCGCGTAA
- a CDS encoding GNAT family N-acetyltransferase — translation MSESRRYPDEVAGPFQAPPFTFEDREGRDIEIRPHDGSDEEFEALVEMYTAFDPADRAQGIPPGQERRIRDWLDNILGEGCLNVVAWDGEDAAGHATLVPDGDASELAIFVLQAYQEAGIGTYLMEVLLGHGAENGVEKVWLTVERWNRAAVSLYKKMGFETSDSESFELEMTLRLAEAE, via the coding sequence ATGAGCGAGTCACGCCGCTACCCCGACGAGGTCGCCGGCCCGTTCCAGGCCCCGCCGTTCACGTTCGAGGACCGCGAGGGGCGCGACATCGAGATTCGACCCCACGACGGGAGCGACGAGGAGTTCGAGGCGTTGGTGGAGATGTACACCGCGTTCGACCCGGCCGACCGCGCGCAGGGCATCCCGCCGGGCCAGGAGCGCCGCATCCGCGATTGGCTGGACAACATCCTCGGAGAGGGCTGTCTGAACGTCGTCGCGTGGGACGGCGAGGACGCCGCCGGGCACGCGACGCTCGTCCCCGACGGCGACGCCTCCGAACTCGCCATCTTCGTGCTGCAGGCGTACCAGGAGGCCGGAATCGGGACGTACCTCATGGAGGTGCTGTTGGGCCACGGCGCGGAGAACGGCGTGGAGAAAGTGTGGCTGACCGTCGAGCGGTGGAACCGCGCGGCCGTCAGCCTCTACAAGAAGATGGGGTTCGAGACGAGCGATTCGGAGAGCTTCGAGTTGGAGATGACGCTCCGCCTCGCCGAGGCCGAGTAG
- a CDS encoding DUF5806 family protein, with protein sequence MTEDDPTAADREDRPGAEAGGTEETGSDAASESESESKSESESTTGATERAEATADAGGDPAEGSASEGAADPEIPRDVQKYARFKKMDGAQYDRVNEFLRDRTYITAREWAIARLCSDFRTETGVEMTKIGENLPELVPFMTDTYSPQAVNQARSSFEGKVQKAGATFLYGAMSGFFTAEELDELMYEVTEVAKFLLEVEGVDLSVEDELEAEERISSVMREVRDASADLRREETAQSESESEGADAGADGAD encoded by the coding sequence ATGACCGAGGACGACCCGACGGCGGCGGACCGCGAGGACCGGCCCGGCGCCGAGGCGGGGGGGACGGAGGAGACGGGGAGCGACGCAGCGTCCGAGTCGGAGTCGGAGTCGAAATCGGAGTCGGAATCGACGACCGGAGCGACTGAGCGGGCGGAGGCGACGGCGGACGCCGGCGGCGACCCCGCCGAGGGGTCCGCCTCCGAGGGGGCGGCCGACCCCGAGATTCCGCGCGACGTGCAGAAGTACGCGCGCTTCAAGAAGATGGACGGCGCGCAGTACGACCGGGTCAACGAGTTCCTGCGCGACCGGACGTACATCACCGCCCGCGAGTGGGCTATCGCGCGCCTCTGCTCTGACTTTCGGACGGAGACGGGCGTCGAAATGACGAAAATCGGCGAGAACCTTCCCGAACTCGTCCCGTTCATGACGGACACCTACTCGCCGCAGGCGGTCAATCAGGCCCGTTCGTCGTTCGAAGGGAAGGTGCAGAAGGCGGGCGCGACGTTCCTCTACGGCGCGATGTCGGGCTTCTTCACGGCGGAGGAACTGGACGAGTTGATGTACGAGGTGACCGAGGTGGCGAAGTTCCTCCTCGAAGTCGAGGGCGTCGACCTCTCGGTGGAGGACGAACTCGAAGCCGAAGAGCGCATCTCCAGCGTCATGCGCGAGGTGCGCGACGCCAGCGCCGACCTGCGGCGCGAGGAGACGGCGCAGTCCGAGTCCGAGTCCGAGGGCGCGGACGCCGGCGCCGACGGCGCCGACTGA
- a CDS encoding dihydroorotase: MSLLVTDATLADGRVRDVRVEGETVAAVEESLDPRESDRVLNASGKMLFPGAVDPHVHFREPGFSHKETWASGSRSAAAGGVTVVADQPNTTPPTVSGEAFDGKEALAAESVVDFGISGGVTPEWDPDSLFDRPLFALGEVFLADSTGDMGIEADLFADAAERAAEAGVTVTVHAEDADLFDESARDRDAGGMGRAADADVWSQYRAAEAEAAAVERAAEVGAESGADVHIAHTSTPEGVDAATAGGATCEVTPHHLFLSREDATELGTYGRMNPPLRSEERRVAMWKRLVDGEIDAVATDHAPHTRAEKDVGLWDAPSGVPGVETMLPLLLERARRGEISYERVRDVTAANAAEIFDLPSKGRIEVGADADLVLFDPEKSREIRGENLHSNCGWTPFEGMRGVFPETTVVRGRIVYEKGSFEDVNGENVRD; this comes from the coding sequence ATGTCACTGCTCGTCACCGACGCGACGCTGGCCGACGGCCGCGTGCGCGACGTCCGAGTCGAAGGCGAGACCGTCGCCGCCGTCGAGGAGTCGCTCGACCCGCGCGAGAGCGACCGCGTCCTGAACGCCTCGGGGAAGATGCTGTTCCCGGGCGCCGTCGACCCGCACGTCCACTTCCGCGAACCCGGCTTCTCGCACAAGGAGACGTGGGCGTCCGGGTCCCGGAGCGCCGCCGCGGGCGGCGTCACCGTCGTCGCAGACCAACCGAACACGACGCCGCCGACCGTCTCGGGCGAGGCGTTCGACGGCAAGGAGGCGCTGGCGGCCGAGTCGGTCGTCGACTTCGGAATCAGCGGCGGCGTCACGCCCGAGTGGGACCCCGATTCGCTGTTCGACCGCCCGCTGTTCGCGCTGGGAGAGGTCTTCTTGGCCGACTCGACCGGCGATATGGGTATCGAGGCGGACCTGTTCGCCGACGCGGCCGAACGGGCCGCCGAGGCGGGCGTGACCGTGACCGTCCACGCCGAGGACGCAGACCTGTTCGACGAGTCGGCGCGGGACAGAGACGCCGGCGGGATGGGCCGAGCGGCCGACGCCGACGTGTGGAGCCAGTACCGCGCCGCGGAGGCGGAGGCGGCGGCCGTCGAACGCGCCGCCGAGGTGGGCGCCGAATCGGGCGCGGACGTCCACATCGCCCACACCAGCACGCCCGAGGGCGTCGACGCCGCGACGGCCGGCGGCGCGACGTGCGAGGTGACGCCGCACCACCTCTTTCTCTCGCGGGAGGACGCGACCGAACTGGGAACGTACGGCCGGATGAACCCCCCGCTCAGGAGCGAAGAGCGGCGCGTCGCGATGTGGAAGCGCCTCGTCGACGGCGAGATAGACGCCGTCGCCACCGACCACGCGCCGCACACGCGCGCCGAGAAGGACGTCGGCCTCTGGGACGCCCCGAGCGGCGTCCCCGGCGTGGAGACGATGCTACCGCTCCTGTTGGAACGGGCGCGGAGAGGCGAGATATCCTACGAACGCGTCCGCGACGTGACCGCCGCGAACGCCGCCGAGATATTCGACCTGCCGTCGAAAGGTCGAATCGAGGTCGGCGCCGACGCGGACCTCGTGCTGTTCGACCCCGAGAAGAGCCGAGAGATTCGCGGCGAAAACCTGCACTCGAACTGCGGGTGGACGCCGTTCGAGGGGATGCGCGGCGTCTTCCCCGAGACGACGGTCGTCCGCGGGCGTATCGTCTACGAGAAAGGGTCGTTCGAGGACGTGAACGGCGAGAACGTCCGCGACTGA
- a CDS encoding universal stress protein, translated as MKVLLGVGGSEDSIRAVEQTVSRAAAAGDELTVAVVENDDSDRTREEIEARVEEILADAGVEAEIRHLEGDPGSRLVDTAEEEDFEQIVIGGGQTSPMGKINLGSIAEFVLLNSHVTVSLVR; from the coding sequence ATGAAGGTGCTCTTGGGCGTCGGCGGGAGCGAGGACTCGATACGGGCCGTCGAGCAGACCGTCTCGCGGGCGGCCGCGGCGGGCGACGAGTTGACCGTCGCCGTCGTCGAGAACGACGACTCCGACCGGACGCGCGAAGAAATCGAGGCGCGAGTCGAGGAGATTCTCGCCGACGCGGGCGTCGAAGCCGAGATACGTCACTTGGAGGGCGACCCCGGCAGCAGACTGGTCGACACCGCAGAGGAGGAGGACTTCGAACAGATCGTCATCGGAGGCGGGCAGACGAGTCCGATGGGGAAGATAAACCTCGGGAGCATCGCGGAGTTCGTCCTCCTGAACTCCCACGTGACGGTGTCTCTGGTCCGATGA
- a CDS encoding DUF7529 family protein, with product MDEPNRRPDRGRSSSESHPRSDARAFWDAVVDEMEVTAAAYRDAGWAVTELHPGEVRPVPAYLDTGGTDRTGLDVLVPAEEFETVQRLVEARSFDAHDASRVADGETVFAVVVMRDGSAAEAVAVPVYYASAAAAPMLERVDAHGELHLSVRSPSADGRVEFALENLESPLFDGE from the coding sequence GTGGACGAACCGAACCGGAGACCCGACCGCGGGCGAAGTTCGTCCGAGTCGCACCCGCGTTCCGACGCGCGGGCGTTCTGGGACGCCGTCGTCGACGAGATGGAGGTGACGGCGGCAGCGTACCGCGACGCCGGGTGGGCCGTCACCGAACTCCACCCCGGCGAGGTGCGGCCGGTGCCGGCGTACCTCGACACCGGCGGGACGGACCGCACCGGACTCGACGTGCTGGTCCCCGCCGAGGAGTTCGAAACGGTCCAGCGCCTGGTGGAGGCGAGAAGCTTCGACGCCCACGACGCGTCTCGCGTCGCGGACGGAGAGACGGTGTTCGCCGTGGTCGTGATGCGGGACGGGTCGGCCGCCGAGGCCGTCGCGGTTCCGGTGTACTACGCGTCGGCGGCCGCGGCACCGATGCTCGAACGGGTCGACGCGCACGGCGAACTGCATCTGTCCGTGCGGTCGCCGTCGGCCGACGGGCGGGTCGAGTTCGCGCTGGAGAACCTAGAGTCACCGCTGTTCGACGGGGAGTGA
- a CDS encoding universal stress protein yields MTDRRPLDVNLVLVPVDRSEESTSAVEHATAVAAKYDATVHAVHVLGEDVVRAIENGAVDEEDVAADSAAIERTADDFAARYGVDVATSVAYGFSTQSKLRHPGSVILDTAEALSADFIVVPREPMSGDPGEVLAKAAEYVLLYASQPVLSV; encoded by the coding sequence ATGACTGACCGCCGTCCGTTGGACGTGAATCTCGTCCTCGTCCCGGTCGACCGGAGCGAGGAGTCCACGAGCGCCGTCGAACACGCCACCGCCGTCGCCGCCAAGTACGACGCGACGGTCCACGCCGTCCACGTCCTCGGCGAGGACGTGGTCCGCGCCATCGAGAACGGCGCCGTGGACGAAGAGGACGTCGCGGCCGACAGCGCGGCCATCGAACGGACCGCCGACGACTTCGCCGCGCGCTACGGCGTCGACGTCGCCACCTCGGTCGCCTACGGCTTCTCCACGCAGTCGAAACTCCGCCACCCGGGCAGCGTCATCCTCGACACGGCCGAGGCGCTGAGTGCGGACTTCATCGTCGTCCCGCGCGAACCGATGTCGGGCGACCCCGGAGAAGTGCTGGCGAAGGCCGCCGAGTACGTCCTCCTGTACGCTAGCCAACCCGTGCTGTCGGTGTAG